The stretch of DNA ACAGCGCATCGGAACAGACACAAGAGAACGAAGAAGATCATGAGCGGAAAGCACAGCCAAGGGAAACCTCGCACACACAAGTTCGTAGTCGCATCGATCGCGGCCATAGCCGGCATCGCGATGCTCGCACCCACCGTCGGCGCCATGGCCGGCGAAACCACGCCAGCCCAGCAGGCCGAGACCCAATCCAGCACACAGGCGCCAAACCCAGCAAGCGCCGCACCCTCCAGCTCAGCCACGGGCGCAAGCCCCGCAGCCACCGAGCCTACCCCCGACAAAGCCAATACGAAGCAGGACGCGAAAATCACGGTAAAGCAGGGCAGGGAAACGAGGACAGACAGCCTCAATCGGGCACAAGACGATACAACGAGCGCCGAGAAAGCAGCTCCCGAATCAAAGACGACGACCTCAGGCAGCCGTTCGATCACCAAGCCGAGCAAGGCCCAGCTCACCCCGCGCACCCTGCAGCCATCCGCCCAAGGTCCGACCCCCGGCCCGCGAAGCACTTGCATTGTCAATACCAGCACCATCGCTCAGTGCTTCCCCGACCCCGCCCTCGCCGACATGATAGCCAGACAAGAAAGCGCTACGACCACCTCCGTATTCACACAAAGTATGGTCGACAGTACAACCAATGTCGGGGGAATAGGAGACATCCAAAGTCTTGACGGATTGGAGAACCTGCCCAATCTTCGAATCATCAACTTCGGCGGCAACCACATCAACGATATCAGTGCCCTGGCGACCCTCACCAACCTCACCGATGTCGATCTCATGGACAACCAAATCACGAACATCTCAGCATTGAGAAATCTCACCAACCTCACCGAGCTCAGCCTCTATTACAACGAGATAACCGATATCAGCCCGTTGAGCAACCTCACCGGCCTCACCACGCTCTACCTCTACAGCAATAAAATCAATGACATCTCGCCGCTGACGAACCTCACCAACCTCACCGAGCTTTATCTCAACCAAAACCACATCAGCAACGTCACACCCTTGGCCGGCATGAGGGCTCTCGAAAAGCTCGACATCTCAAGCAATTCAATCACCAACATCAGTACACTTTCCAGTCTCACCAGTCTCAAAACCCTCGGTGCCAACAGGAATGAAATCACTGATTTTTCTCCGCTCAGACCCTTGGCACCCACTTTGGGTAGCCTCGATCTGAGCTATACCAAGAGCCACGACTTGCGCCCGCTGGCAGGCCTCACCAATCTTTACAGCCTTAGTCTGGTCGACGACAAAGTCGTCAATTCGGACCTCAACCAGCTGAGCGGTTTGGTCAATCTCGGCTATCTCGATCTCGACAAGAACGACATCAGCGACATCACCCCGTTGCGAAGCCTGACCAAAATGCTCGAATTCGAATTCAATGACAACAAGGTCGCCGACATCTCCATCCTGAGGAACTTTACGAAGCTCTCGGAAATCCATATGGACAACAACCTGTTTGACGGCATTGAGGAGCTGACTGGTCTGAGCCAGCTCGATGACGTCTCAGTCTCCAACGACAAGGTCAGCGACCTCACACCGCTCACAAATAAGACCCAACTCCGCATGCTTTATTTCGATAATGATACGGTCAGCGACCTCACACCTCTGCAGAACGACAAGGACCTCGACTGGATCTCCGGCTACAACAACAAAATCACCAGCATCGCCCCGCTGGCGGATCATCAATGGCTAGACATCATGGCGCTCGGAGGCAACGCCATCAGCGACATCACCCCTGCGGCCCATCTTTCGAGTCTGGACCGTTTCTATATGTCAGGCAACCACATCAGCGACGTCACACCGTTGGCAAGTGATACAGCTTTGACGCAAGTCCAAATCGGCGGCAACGCTATCAGCGACCTCTCTCCCTTGAAGACATTGACCAATGTCAGTACCATCTACGCAGAAAATCAGCATGTCGAATTGCCTGCGATGAGTTCGTGGCCCCTGACCATCGAAACCGCCAAAAACGTCGACGGCTCCCACGTCGCGCCCACCACTCTTACCCAATCGGGCATGTCTTACGACCCAACTACCGGAATCGCCAGCTGGATGAGAAGCGACCTCGGCCCTGACTTGACGGCAACCCTGTCCTTCAGCTCCGTTTATGGCGCCAGCGGGCCAATCGACAGCGATTTCACCGGCACCATCACGCGCAAATACGTAGACCCGGCCACAACCCCTGCCCCTGCACCGACGCCGGCACCAGGCACCACAACACCAGCTCCATCACAGAAACAACCGGCACCGCAACAACAGCAGCAAGCATCAAAAACCGCTCAGAAAGCCAATTCGGCCTCTGGCCAACCGCTTGCGACTACCGGCAGCGTCGTGCTCCCCACCATCTTGGCAATGGCAGTTCTCATGGTTGCAGGAACAGTAACAGTTGTTGCAGTCCGCGCCAAGAAACACCAGGCATAAGCCACCGCAAACCCAACAGAACGCCCCGGCAACAGCAACGCTTTCGCAAACTTCGGTCAAGTGAAAACGCAAACTGTTGCCGGGGCGTTTCTCATGTTTCAGCCGGTTCCAGCTGACATGTGTAAATCGTTCGAATCCGACTCTTTCGGATTGAAGTTTGTCTCGACCGACGAGATACGCCAAAGTCCGCAGGCCACGAAACCGTCATCGTCTGCCCGGTGTCGCACCGTAATCGGCGACTTGTTGCCAACAGTCGACTTTAAATAAATACCGCTCAGCCCCAAATCGAGATGGTTTACCGTCCATCGTTCTCTATAAAACGTTATACTGATCATTTTTATCCATTATGCTAACTATAATCAAAAAATGATGGGCCTGTGCGTTTACCGCTAAGTCCAAAGTTGTAATACTTATATAAAGACAGCTAAAAGAGAACGAAGGGGATCATGAGCGGAAAGCACAGTGAAGGAAAACCTCGCGCACACAAGTTCGCGCTCGCAGCGATTGCGGCCATAGCCGGCATCGCGATGCTCGCACCCACCGTCGGCGCCATGGCCAGCGAAACCAAGCCAGCCCAGCAGGTCGAAACCCAAGCCAGCACGCAGACGGCAAACCAGCAGCCTGAAACCCAAACCGGCACGCAGAAAGCTGGCCAGACGAGCACCAAAGCCACGCCCGCACCAATCAAGAGCACCGACCCAGAGATCGCCAGTGCACAAGACGGTGAGAAAAAGGCCGCGAAGCCGGCAACGGGCGAACAGCCTTCTGCAACCCAGCAAAGCAAGCAGCCTTCAACGATCCAAAGCAAGCAGTCTGAAAGCCTGACCAGGCAGTCGAGAGCCCCGCAAAGTCTTCAACCTTCCACCCAGGAGTTGACCCCCGGCCCGCAAAGCGGCTGCACCGTCAACACCAGCACCATCGCCGACTGCTTCCCGGATTCTGTGCTTGCAGACCTTGTGGCCGACGAAGCCGGCACGAGCGTCACAGCCACTTTTACCTCGACAATTGCTTCGAGCATCACATCCATCATCGACGAGGACGCTGGAATTACCAACCTCAGCGGAGTCGAGTTTCTCACCAATCTCAGCCTGCTGAATATTAGCCAGAACCACGTCAGCAATCTCACGCCGATCAAAAACCTCACCAACCTCACCTCGCTGGAAATCGACAGGAACCCGATCAGTAGCATGGCACCCGTCAACGGCCTCACCAACCTCACCTACCTGGATATCGAGGACACCGGCACCCACAGCATCGAGCCTTTCGCCAACCTCACCAACCTGACGACGCTGGACCTCTGCTACAATCCGTTCACCGACCTCTCACCAATCAAAAAACTCACCAACCTTGATACCATCTTCTTCCACGACACCCCAATCAGTGACATCACGCCACTCAAAGGACACACCAAGCTTCAAACGGTGCGCTTTTACAAAGACAGAGTCGCCGATATCACGCCCTTGAAAGATTTACCCAACCTCACTGATTTTTGGGCCGACGAGCAAACCGTCACGCTTCCCGATTCCAACACCTGGCCTCTGGACCTCAGCACCGCGAAATTCGAAGACGGCTCGTTCATCGCCCCGACCTTGGTCACCGCGTCAGGCACGTACAACGCAGCCACTGGTATCGCTTCCTGGACCAAGGAAGCCCTGAATGGCGGAAACACGGCCTCCATGAGCTTCACCCAAGACGTCATGCGCGGTGGAGAAAGCGTGGGCGCCTTCGCTGGCACCATCACACGCAAGTATGTGCCCGGAGCTCCGGCACCAGCCCCTGCACCCAAACCAACTCCTACGCCCGCACCTGCACCTAAACCAGCCCCACAGAAGCAGCCCGCACCTGCCACACCTGCTCCTAAGCCTGCACCAAAGTCGCAAGCTGCTCCCAGCCAGCCGCTTGCGACTACCGGCAGCGCGGTGCTTCCAATCGCCCTGATTGTCACAGCCCTCCTGCTCGCAGGAACCACAATTATTCTTGTTGCCCAAGCCAGGAAGCATACGGCATAAAGCAACAAACCCAACAGCGACGCCTCGGCAACTGCAACGCTTCCCAGCCAACCACATGGGAATGCAGTTAGTTGCCGTGGCGTTTTCATTTATCCGTCAAACACCAGCGGATGCTCACGCGTCAGCCTTGATGAATTCGAAAAGGTACCTTCCATTGAGGTTGAGTACCTTTTCTTGATGCTGAAAACTGATATATTAAACGAAAAACAACGTAATGTGACAACAATCACGTTTACTGAAATGTATCACAGGAAATGAAACCTATCAATTCCAAAACGGCCAAAAATCAACGATTCTTGACATGAAATATTATTTAAAAAAACAAAATTTTCATCAAATTCAACAATTTTCACATATATGCATGTTTAAATCCAAAGCAAACGTTTTATATACTGTGCAAAGAGCACAGAGGCTCTCAAACCTACGAAAGGAATCAAAGATGAAAGCTGTTCGCATTTATGGTCAGGGAGACGTTCGCGTCGAAGACATCGCCATCGATGAACCAAAGCCGGATCAAGTACAAATCAAGGTGAAGGCCTGCGGCATTTGCGGTTCCGATCTTCACGCCTACACTTCCGGCTGGGGTCTGCCAACGCATCCGCACCCACTGACTGGCAAGACCGTCCCCGTGACCTTCGGCCATGAGTTCTCGGGCGAGGTCGTCAAGGTCGGCAGCGCCGTTACCGATCTCAAGGTCGGAGATCCGGTTGCCGTCGAACCGCTGTTTATGTGCGGCAAGTGCCCGGCCTGCCGTGAAGGCAACTACAACTTCTGCTACAAGGTCCAGGCCGATGACGGCGCCGGCAACTTCCTCGGCTTCTCCGACGATGGCGGCATGGCCGAATATGCCAACATCGACGACGTCTTCGCCCACAAGCTGCCCGAAGGCATGGATTACGAGCTCGGCGCACTGTGCGAACCGGTCTCCGTGGTCTACGAGGCCATCAAGCGCTCCGGTCTGCGCGAAGGCAACACCGTCGCGGTTATGGGTGCCGGCCCGATCGGCCTGCTGGCCGCAGTGCTCGCCCGCATCGCCGGCGCGAACCAGGTTTACATCTCCGATGTCGCCGAAGTCCGTCTGGCCAAGGCCCGCGAACTCGGCTTCACCGACGTGCTCAATCCCGCCAAGCAGGACGTCAAGGCCGAAATCCAGAAGAAGTGCCCGAACGGCGTCGACATCGCCTTCGAGTGCGCTGGCGTGCAGGCCACCTTCGACACCGCGCTGAGCGTCACGAAGCGTACCGGCAAGCTGCAGCTCGTCGCGCTCTCCAAGCCGCTGACCGTCAACTTCACCGATGACGTGATCATGCAGGGCATCGACATCACCACCACCCTCGCCTATGAGAACAGCTTCCCGACCGTGATCGGCATCATCAATGCCCATCAGGACCAGTTCAAGCCGGTCATCACCAAGCGCGTCAGCCTCGACGATGCCATCGACGGTGTCAAGGCGCTGGCAAGCGACAAGGAGCAGGTCAAGATCATGATCGAGCCGGAACTCTAAAGTTCCGCTCGTCTCGTTGGGTGGGAAAGCCTCGCACAGTTTGGCTTTCTCACCCAACCCAACTTTCAAAACACCTCCGACATCGGAAAAATCGCAACCCTTTGATTAGCAGGGGATTCGTTCGACCGTGTCGGAGGCGTTTTCATGCCCGCTTTCCAGGAAATCATTTTCCGTCATTCGCAATTCAGATCTGTAACGCTTTGCACTGATCGCCTTAGCCACATCGCCATACTTTGGAAGCAAGACTCGCTCCGCCCAAACCGTCACTCAAATTTCTTCATGACAAGATTATCGAATCGCCGAATCCGGCTGGACAGAAAAATATGGCCAGAAATATAAAAGCAAATACATCAATATCGAAAAAGTGAGTCTTCTTCGAGCTTATACGCTCATAAAATTGTTGTTTTTATTGCAGAAAATCAGGTAACGTCAAACGTTTTATATTTTATTTGGACTAATCTAATATCTTGCTAAAAAGGAATATAATTGCCGGAATAACAACAATTTTCTTTGCCAAAAGAGGCCGGATACTCAATTGCGCATTCACTCAACGTCAAATTTTTGATTTTTTACTCATTCGGTAATATAATCATTGAAAAGTACGTTAGAACTATAATTCATATGCAAGTTTCACGACGATTTATTATTAATTTGTCGCAAAAAGTGTGGGTGGAAGCATCGAAGATGAATGAGATCCGTGGGAGACTTTCTGGTATCAAGTCCAATATCGGGCGAGTAGCATATCTCATTGTTTCCATAACCGTTGCGGTTTCGATGTTCGCCGCCATGCCCATCAACGACGGCCAGGCATCCGCAGTTGGTGTCGGCACTCAAGACAGCACATGCGCCATCGGCAGCTCCACCATCGCCCAATGCTTCCCCGACCCTAATCTTGCGGCCATGATAGCGGAAGTCACCACAGGCTCAGCCAAGAATACCGGCGATCCGTTCACCCAGTACAAAATCGACAACACCAAGAGGCTTCAATATGGTTCCGGCAAATCGATAACCAACCTTTCAGGACTGCAATATCTCACCAATCTGATAATACTCGATTTGGGCAGTAACCAAATCACCGACATCACACCAATTGCTAGCCTCGTCAATCTGCAGGAGCTCGACCTCAGCGGCAACCGGATCTCCGACATCTCACCGCTTAACCGACTTGTCAATTCGAATAGCCCTCGATTCGGCGGCGGCGGAGCAACGCTCAAAACACTGGATCTCGGCAGTAACCAAATCAGCGACCTGAGCCCGCTGGAGCTTGACAACACCGACCCGATGACCCTCAGCAACCTTTCCAATCTCGACCTGAGCCAAAACAACGTGAGTGACGTAGCGCCGTTGGCCAGCCTCTATAACCTCGAGAATCTCAATCTATCGCAAAACCACATCGCCAACCTCCAGCCATTCGCGAAAACCGGCAACATTACGCCACTCAGTAACACCAACTCCCTGAATCTCAGCAATAACGACATCACCGACCCTCAACCGCTGAAGGACCTCACCCACGGCAATATTAACCTTGCGAACAACAACATCAGCGATTGCAGCGCGTTCAGCAACAAAGGAAGCGGCGACCTCAACCTCGCCAACAACCACGTCAGCGACATCAGGCCGCTGCACAGCCTAATCAGCAACTCGGTACTATCGGGCGCAACGATAACGCTCACCGGCAATCAGATTCTCGACGTTTCCTCGCTGAAAGACGTCAACGACATCCATAGCGCAATCCTCACGAACCAGCGCATCGCATTCCCCGAAAAAACGATTTCGGCCAGCACCAAAACTTCGGCGCAATCCGCGGTGACAGCAGCTTCCAAAACGTCACCCAAGTCAATATCTGAGTCAATGAATCCACATGAATCAGCGGTACCGTCTTCGCAATCAGAATCTTCAACGGAGTCGGCAGCGCCCGAATCCGAATCGAGCGGCCCGAACGGTTCGAACGGTTCAGGCACGGCCTACGAATCTGCCGCTTCGCCTCTGCTGCGTTCCGCACCCACCAGCGTCAGCCTGCCCACAGCCAAAACGAAATGCGGCAACTACGTAGCCCCAAAGAACATCACCCCGTCCTCCGGAGTCTATGACCCCACTGCAGGAACCGTGACCTGGAGCAATCTCGACACTTCGGTACGTGGCGTCTCCTTTACTTTCGACACGACGATTCCGTGCCCCTGCTACCCTGAAGTGCAATACAATGGCGATGTTTCGAGTCTGCTTCGCGTAGAGCCGGCATCCCCGAGTCCCAGCCCGGAACCGCCGAGCCCCGGCCCCGGCCCGACGCCGCCAACGCATGGCCCGAACAACCCAACACCACCGAACCCAAATCCAGGCACTACCCCACCGCCCTCGCAAGGTCCTATGCCACCCGCTTCCGGCCCTTCACCAAACCAGGCTCCCGGCGCGAACCCATCTTCGCACCACAATCCAGCTACGGCATCAACACCAGTCGGCGGCTCAGCTCCTGCTTCGAAACAACCGCAGACATCGGCGCCCGGCGGCGCCAAACCGAAATTGGCCGAAACGGGAACGCCCGTCACTGCCGCGATATTCGCCACGCTTGCTTCCGCAGTATCCGGTATAGGAATCGAGCTTTCCAGAAAATCTCAAAAAGACTGATCACGGCCTGCAACGCAGTCTCCCTAAGATCCTGCGTACGGTCTACACGCACTTTCATGAGAGCTTATACTCACCCCGAGTAAAGTGTATCGCATTCCCGCTATTCGTCGGTCAATCGCTACCAGCTACCAGCCTTTTACAGCACTTTGCCGGCTTTGTTCTTCATGTCCGTATTGCATGATCCATAACCCTAAAATTCACAAATCGATAAATAGCGGCATGTGAACTTTCAACGATGTCAACAATCTAATGGATGAGCTCAATAATGTTGAACCCATCCCGCTGACCCGCCATTCCCAGGGAATGCAAGCTCATTGGCCAAGACATTGCAATGAGGTAATTCATGCGGACCGAGCCGGCTGAATCCTACAACCGCGTAAGCAGCGCAGAAGCCGGGTCTCGTGAAACACGAGGACATCCGGCTCCCACTTCCATACCTCCTCGAAGGCAGGCTTAGTTATTAGTAAAACAGATTAAATAAAAAGTAATTCGTCATGCTATAATAGATACATTGTATGAAAACAAGACATACAGGAGATTATTATGAGCAGCGCAACTATTGCGGTACGTACTGACCCGGAAGTCAAGAAGGAAGCCCAGGATGTGTTTAAAAGCATCGGTCTGGATATGAGCGGGGCCATCAATATCTTTCTCCGTCAAGTCATCAGCGACCAAGGCTTGCCATTCCAGCCGAAGCGCAATGCTTTCGAAACCCGTATACAAAAGGCCATGAACAGCGGCACGCGAACTTTCGATAATGTTGACGATCTGATGGATGAATTACGAAATGCTTAAGCACGTCACACGAACTGGAACATTCCTCAAGGATGTCAAAAAACTCAAACGCAAACATTTCAATCTTGACAAGCTCGATTACGTCATCCAACTACTAATAAAACAAGACACAGCAATCTTAATACATGAATACAACGACCATGCTCTCAAAGGCAACCTTCGCACCTTCCGCGAACTCCATATCGAACCTGATTGGCTTCTGGTGTATCAAATCGAGCACGGTACATTAACACTCGTTCTCGTAGAAACAGGTAGTCACAAACAGCTGCTAGGCAGATAGAAAACTATAGAATAAACCCGAATTCGCAATAAAATCACACATTGAGATAGACTAATATTCATTGGAAATCAGAGAAGAGGCCCGATGATTCAGCCAAGTTTGTCAATCAAAGATACAGTATTTTTGGTAATAATTGTCATACTAGTTGCCTTAGGCTTCTTGTTGGCCCATAAGTACTCTACTTATTCAAAAATGAATCAATCAGAAAATACATCATTTTTAGCACATTTCTGGTTCTCAACACACTCCTGGTTTCATAACCATTGGAACAACGTGGTAAAGCGTTTCCATGACTACACGCGATATAGACGAGAAGACTATCAAGAAAACTCTTCAGACAATAACCATAATGACAACGAACTTTACAGTTTGACTCCCGAGTACAGACCTGAAGAACATAAAATATATGTCAAGTATCTTGTAGACGCCTTAGAGGATAACCGGAATCATAACATCGCTCTTTCTGGCATCTACGGCTCTGGCAAAAGTAGCATTCTGGATGGTCTGCGACATGATTCTATTTGGGGCAAACATACATTTACGATTTCCTTATTAGCGACATTGGCTTCGCAGAAAAACGAAGAGAGCGGTGGCAAACCAAAACCAGATTCTGGCAATCAGACAAGCGATAAAAATGGCGACGACCACGAAAAAAAAGATGAAACAGATTCAGCCGCTAACAAGGGAATCAACATAAATATATATCCACAAAACGCCGAGGCGGCGACAGAGAAGCCACATACCAAAAACCAAAATCATGAAATTCAACGAGCTATAGTCAAACAGCTCATTTTTGCAAACAAACCGACCAGAGCTCGTCAATCGCGATATGCTCTCACACATAAATCAAGCTATTCCGATATAGCCTTAAAGTCATTCTTCATTGCACTTTTGGCGATGACAATTATTATGACCTTCGTGAAAGAACCCTTCAAAGGGTTTATCCAAACACTTGAACTGCAAGACTCATCTTTAATCAATTTCTTCTCAGACCACTTACCAAGTTATCTGAATAATATTTCAATTGGTCAAGCGCTTATAAGTTTTGCACTTTCGTTTATACTTTGCTTCGCCTTTCTTTATTTTTCGGGGTCGAATTTCCATCTTTCAACAATAAGCATTGGGAAAACCACCATCGATTTCAACAACCAGCAAAGTTATCTTTTCAAAGACTCCTTTGATGAGATCATCTACTTTTTTGAAACAAATCCTAAAGACAGCGTCATCATTTTCGAAGATTTAGATCGGTTCGATAATCCTGAGATTTTTTATGAGTTACATGAGCTCAATACGATACTTAATAAGGCGCCTACAATTCATCAGACAGTTCGTTTTATTTACGCGACTAAAGATAGTATTTTCGATGACCCGAGCCAGAATTCCGGAGAAGAACAACCCGGAATCAATGAATCAAAATTCTTTGATTCAATTATTCATGTAATTCCTTTCTTGTCGATTACGAATGCATTCGAATATGAAAAGGGACTTTTTAAAGATATTTGGAACAAACAAGATGTCCAAAATGTATTAATAATTTTAAATAAATATTTGTACGACATGCGATTGCTGAAGGAAATAGCCAACAACTATCACCTTACGGCAACATTATTTGGTACAACCTTTCCAGAAGGCAGAGAAGCTAAATTCCTAGCGATAATTGCATACCAAATCTTTTATCCTCATGATGCCGAACAAATTATATCTGGACACAGTAAACTTGGGGAGATTTTTAATTATTATCATGCCATTGTCAAATATTCTGAGGCAATACTAGAACGACAAAAATTAAATGATGATTTTAGAACCATTCTCGATCATAAGAATTTACCATTGTCGCCAATTGGGCAAGATAAGGATCCGACTAGCCTTGAAGCTTTTATCAATCACTGTTTTGGACTGGATGAGGACGAAACTAATCTTGCTAAGGACTTGCTCGAGGCAGGACATATCGACGAAAACTTCGATTTTTACACTTTCAGAACAACTGATACAGGAAATCTGAAAGGCATCAAATTTATACGGGATGTTCTCAATAAACCAAATGGTTTTGATCCTGATTTTCAGCTTGATCCAGACGATCTGAATGATCTGTGGTTCCAAAGAAATTGGAACAACTGCCAAACTGTAGCAATTTTCAATTTTGATATTCTCGAATTTATTTTAAACCAACTGGCTAAAGATGATGATTCGGAAGAAGAAAAATACGAAAAAATGCTCAATCATATTTTAGGAAAGATTAACGAGCAGTATGATAACAAGGAGAACGAGCAGTATGACTGATGATAAATCCGGCAGAAAATTTTTACTGGACTTTTTATTGAATCCATCGATTGAGAATGAACCCAAACTCGATCTAATCGAAAAATTTGCAGACTATTCTCATTGCTTTGAAATCGTTCAAGATTTCGAAGATCAAAGTGAAGACCTTAAAAGCCGAGTCACCATTACAACAAAAGATTTGCTCATTGCTGCGCTGAAATCAGGCTCAGAAGCCTCTTATACCACCTCATCTCAAGAGAATATTGTAAATTTAGTCAACTCGTTTTGGAAAGAAATAGAAAACAATCAGGATAAAGCTGAAATAGAAGACCATATCAAACATATCTATGCCGGAGAAAATAAGATCCAAACTTTTGATGCATCTTGGGATAAAGATTTTTATCTTTTCTTAATAAGGAATAATCTAATAGAGCTAAACAGAAATATCATTCTCACTCTCGCTAGACAGGACAATTCTCTCATCAAAAAAGAGAGAGGCTATTCCTTCCATGATGAGGAACTCATCTCCTTGGATTTTTTCTACTACACATTCAAAGCAATTAAATCCCAAACTTATGATGCAATCCGACATGATTTACCCGCATATGCTTCATGTCTGGAGACTGACGACGATTATGCATTCTGTACCCTTTTTATAAGTTACTCTGGGCAGAAAACTCAAGTACTTGCTAATCTTTATGAAGATCTTGCTCAGACTGAAGACGCAAACGTCACTGTTGATCATCTACTCGACCATAAAACTTATGATTATAGAATCAGTTTCAAACTTTTACTTGATGAACTAATTAAAAGAGAGCAGAATTCAAAAGAAAATCTAGCAAAAAACAGAACAACCTTTTTGAATGCACTTTTTAAGCATCAAATGCTTTCCCGGTCTTTCGAGGGGATAGAAGAATATTGTACTCTTATTGACAGCAAGGATCTTGACTATATCAAAGAGAGTGACCTAGCAACTTCTCTGGTTGACACCGCTGTCAAAAATAAAATAAAAATTACTCAAGACGATTACAATAAAATCGCACCATACCTCATTTCATTCCAAAAAATCAACAAGGCTTCAAAGCAAACGTTAGAAAAACTAGATAAATACGCTTCCAAGAAAAAACTACAAGCCT from Bifidobacterium sp. ESL0728 encodes:
- a CDS encoding 2,3-butanediol dehydrogenase, which produces MKAVRIYGQGDVRVEDIAIDEPKPDQVQIKVKACGICGSDLHAYTSGWGLPTHPHPLTGKTVPVTFGHEFSGEVVKVGSAVTDLKVGDPVAVEPLFMCGKCPACREGNYNFCYKVQADDGAGNFLGFSDDGGMAEYANIDDVFAHKLPEGMDYELGALCEPVSVVYEAIKRSGLREGNTVAVMGAGPIGLLAAVLARIAGANQVYISDVAEVRLAKARELGFTDVLNPAKQDVKAEIQKKCPNGVDIAFECAGVQATFDTALSVTKRTGKLQLVALSKPLTVNFTDDVIMQGIDITTTLAYENSFPTVIGIINAHQDQFKPVITKRVSLDDAIDGVKALASDKEQVKIMIEPEL
- a CDS encoding type II toxin-antitoxin system YafQ family toxin encodes the protein MLKHVTRTGTFLKDVKKLKRKHFNLDKLDYVIQLLIKQDTAILIHEYNDHALKGNLRTFRELHIEPDWLLVYQIEHGTLTLVLVETGSHKQLLGR
- a CDS encoding leucine-rich repeat domain-containing protein; this encodes MNEIRGRLSGIKSNIGRVAYLIVSITVAVSMFAAMPINDGQASAVGVGTQDSTCAIGSSTIAQCFPDPNLAAMIAEVTTGSAKNTGDPFTQYKIDNTKRLQYGSGKSITNLSGLQYLTNLIILDLGSNQITDITPIASLVNLQELDLSGNRISDISPLNRLVNSNSPRFGGGGATLKTLDLGSNQISDLSPLELDNTDPMTLSNLSNLDLSQNNVSDVAPLASLYNLENLNLSQNHIANLQPFAKTGNITPLSNTNSLNLSNNDITDPQPLKDLTHGNINLANNNISDCSAFSNKGSGDLNLANNHVSDIRPLHSLISNSVLSGATITLTGNQILDVSSLKDVNDIHSAILTNQRIAFPEKTISASTKTSAQSAVTAASKTSPKSISESMNPHESAVPSSQSESSTESAAPESESSGPNGSNGSGTAYESAASPLLRSAPTSVSLPTAKTKCGNYVAPKNITPSSGVYDPTAGTVTWSNLDTSVRGVSFTFDTTIPCPCYPEVQYNGDVSSLLRVEPASPSPSPEPPSPGPGPTPPTHGPNNPTPPNPNPGTTPPPSQGPMPPASGPSPNQAPGANPSSHHNPATASTPVGGSAPASKQPQTSAPGGAKPKLAETGTPVTAAIFATLASAVSGIGIELSRKSQKD
- a CDS encoding leucine-rich repeat domain-containing protein, with product MSGKHSEGKPRAHKFALAAIAAIAGIAMLAPTVGAMASETKPAQQVETQASTQTANQQPETQTGTQKAGQTSTKATPAPIKSTDPEIASAQDGEKKAAKPATGEQPSATQQSKQPSTIQSKQSESLTRQSRAPQSLQPSTQELTPGPQSGCTVNTSTIADCFPDSVLADLVADEAGTSVTATFTSTIASSITSIIDEDAGITNLSGVEFLTNLSLLNISQNHVSNLTPIKNLTNLTSLEIDRNPISSMAPVNGLTNLTYLDIEDTGTHSIEPFANLTNLTTLDLCYNPFTDLSPIKKLTNLDTIFFHDTPISDITPLKGHTKLQTVRFYKDRVADITPLKDLPNLTDFWADEQTVTLPDSNTWPLDLSTAKFEDGSFIAPTLVTASGTYNAATGIASWTKEALNGGNTASMSFTQDVMRGGESVGAFAGTITRKYVPGAPAPAPAPKPTPTPAPAPKPAPQKQPAPATPAPKPAPKSQAAPSQPLATTGSAVLPIALIVTALLLAGTTIILVAQARKHTA
- a CDS encoding leucine-rich repeat domain-containing protein, which produces MSGKHSQGKPRTHKFVVASIAAIAGIAMLAPTVGAMAGETTPAQQAETQSSTQAPNPASAAPSSSATGASPAATEPTPDKANTKQDAKITVKQGRETRTDSLNRAQDDTTSAEKAAPESKTTTSGSRSITKPSKAQLTPRTLQPSAQGPTPGPRSTCIVNTSTIAQCFPDPALADMIARQESATTTSVFTQSMVDSTTNVGGIGDIQSLDGLENLPNLRIINFGGNHINDISALATLTNLTDVDLMDNQITNISALRNLTNLTELSLYYNEITDISPLSNLTGLTTLYLYSNKINDISPLTNLTNLTELYLNQNHISNVTPLAGMRALEKLDISSNSITNISTLSSLTSLKTLGANRNEITDFSPLRPLAPTLGSLDLSYTKSHDLRPLAGLTNLYSLSLVDDKVVNSDLNQLSGLVNLGYLDLDKNDISDITPLRSLTKMLEFEFNDNKVADISILRNFTKLSEIHMDNNLFDGIEELTGLSQLDDVSVSNDKVSDLTPLTNKTQLRMLYFDNDTVSDLTPLQNDKDLDWISGYNNKITSIAPLADHQWLDIMALGGNAISDITPAAHLSSLDRFYMSGNHISDVTPLASDTALTQVQIGGNAISDLSPLKTLTNVSTIYAENQHVELPAMSSWPLTIETAKNVDGSHVAPTTLTQSGMSYDPTTGIASWMRSDLGPDLTATLSFSSVYGASGPIDSDFTGTITRKYVDPATTPAPAPTPAPGTTTPAPSQKQPAPQQQQQASKTAQKANSASGQPLATTGSVVLPTILAMAVLMVAGTVTVVAVRAKKHQA
- a CDS encoding type II toxin-antitoxin system RelB/DinJ family antitoxin, giving the protein MSSATIAVRTDPEVKKEAQDVFKSIGLDMSGAINIFLRQVISDQGLPFQPKRNAFETRIQKAMNSGTRTFDNVDDLMDELRNA